The Paenibacillus dendritiformis region TTCAAAGTAATAGACTTCTCTCCCACGATCATATCGATCATCGAATTGCCGCGCAGCGCAGTTACCCGCTTCGTCTTCGCATCCCAGTCGGTATCTCCGCCGAATGCATCAATGATTGTCCGCACCGGCACGTAAGTGACGTTATTCAAGACCAATGGAGCGACATCCAACTGCTGCTTCTCTCCGTTCAGTTGGGCCGTCTTGCTGCCTACCGTCAATTCCATCGTAGGGCGGTTCAAGACGGCATCCGTTCCAGCCGGAAGCTTGACGATAAGGTTGTCTATCGCAACCGTCCCCTGCGGCACGCGCTCGTCCTGATCCTCTTTTGGATTATATAAGTAAATACGCTTCAGCTTCGCTCCCGATGATAGATTCAGAGCGGCCAAGTCGGCCTCTACCGTCTTCCAGCCTTCCCAGTTGACCGATTCCACAACACTGATATAGTGCGCCTTGGAGCCGTCATGAATCTCCATACGCAAATTGTTGAAGCTGTTATCTCCATAGACATCCAGCTTCATTCCGCTCGTTCCGGCCGGCAAAGCGATGCCGTTGCTGCCGTTCAGTTCGGCATAAGCGAACTTGTCCCCGGTTCCGGACGTCATGTCATAGGACAGCTTCAGTACCTTGTCATTGGCAGAGCGGCCGCCAAATCCGCCTCCCACCGTCACCTTGCCCGTTGTCGCGTTCTTCGGCAAGCCGGAGAACGATACCGGGTAGTTGACCGCATTGAAGTCTTCCAGCTTCTTCTCCGCTCCCGGAGTGAGCGGAATCATCGTCCGCACGCCATCATAGCTCGCAATGGCATACCCGATCTTTCCGCCCTCTGGCACGGAATCGACTTGAAGAACACCGTCGGTTACCGTCCCCTTGAATCCACGCAGCTCCCATTCAACAGAACTGGTTGGCAGCGTGGCGGTACTGCCATCCTGCAGCGTCACTTTGACCGGCAGCGTAGCCTTCGTGCCGGCGACCAGAGGCGCCGAAGAAGCGGCAATGCGAATGTCATCGAGTTGATCCGCCCCGATAACCTGTACCTTCTGCGTGGTCTTCGCCCCGCCGGACGTCGCGATTACCTCTGCGGTTCCGGACTTCATCGCCGTGAAGGCGGAGCCGTTCCATTTCAGCTTGTCATTGCTGGAGCTCCACTTAATATCAGCGGTCGAGGCATCAACTGGATTGTAATACTGGTCATATCCCTTCAAGCTAAAGGTTGCTTGCTGGCCGATGAACAGCGTCTTGTCTCCGGCCAAGGTCATGCCCTTGACTTCACCCTTCGGAGCTGTCGTATACACGCCGATTCCGTTGACGACCGAGCGGATATTCGTGCCGCCTTCCTTCGTCTCGAAGGTCAGCTTCGTATCCGTCTCGCCCAGCGGCCGGTTGGCCATCGTCGTCGATCCGCCCCCGTCGAGGTTGACCGCACGCCATATGCCGGCCTCTGCCAAGGCTTGCTGGAATTCCTTCAACGTCAATCCCGAGCTGACACTGTTCGATTGCGCCGTTACGAGGTAAGCGTAGCGCCCGTCCTTCGAGTAGCCGATTGCCGTTCTCGCCGTTGCCGAGCTGCCGCTGATTCCGCTCGTATCGCGGGTGAAGCTGACCGTCTTGCCATTGTCGACGAGCAACGTATGCCCGCTTATCATCATCTGGAAGGAGGAAGGATCAACCGACTGGCCATTGCTCTGCGCGATAAGATGATAATTCGCCTCCACGCTCGCCCCGACCTGCAGATTGTTCCGCATGAACTGCGCCGCCGTACCGTGTCCGCGTAAAATATAGCCATCCTCCGGAACCTCTATCGGCAGCGCGCCCGATTCCGATATTTGTTCCACCACGCCGTTCCGGACCAGCGCCTCGGTCGGGGTCGTCGAGCTATCATTCGGACGGACCGTTCCCTTCCATGCGCTCGTATAAATATACAGCGCGTTGATATGGCTGTGCTCGCCGCCTGGCTCCTTATTATATTTCATCTTGTTAATTCCCGAGAGAGGGAACGTCTGTCCATCCGGCAGCTGGATGCTGCCATCGAACCGGTATTGATCAATGGTCGGCGTGCCGTCCTGCTTGACCGCGAAGGCATACATGCCCTTCAGCTCCGCAGGGCTCGTGATCAGAACCCCATCATCAATCGAGGCGCCCATAGGCACGCGATCCGAGCTCATCATCCAATAGTCTCCGTTCACGCCCGCCACAGCGCCGGTTTCCTTCGTCATCCGCGTTACCGTCTGGCCCACCGCCGTCTGGCCGTTCTGGCCCGTCATGACATCGAGCTTGATATACGGATTTTTCAGATCCGCCTCAATGATATTGAGAATGGTCGTATACGTCTTGCTGTTGCGAACCGTCGTATATTGATAGGTTACGAGCTTCGCCCCCGAGGTGATAATCTCCTCGCTCAACTTCTTGAGCGACTGAACGGATCCGCTCGCTTCAACGACCGCCGGAGTTCCCCAACCCCAGCCGGCTGCCGGCTGCATCAACAACGCTCCCGACAACACCAATACAACGGCTACCCGGACACCCGCGTGCCGCTTCGGCATCCGCCCATCGGATGCTTCGATTCTTTTCATGTTTCTACTCTCCCATTTCCTTGCTAGTATGTAAGTTAACAACTACGAAGCCACTACCTATAAACTCTATTAGAGGAAGTTCAAAAAGCCGCTTTTGATCACGACGCAATTCTGGATGTCACCCTCGGCATCGAATCTTACATTCACTCTCGAAGTCCACTGCTCATGTAGTCTAGCCTACACTGCGCTGCTCCTTCTTCGAGTTCTTGCAACCTTCTCGGTGCTGAAAACCGGCCTTTTTGAACATACAACTATTACAATTAGACGACTCTATTCTACTAAAAGTTGCGTTTCTGTAACCAAATATCCTATATTTCCCGGGACATATAACGACAAAAAGCCCCATCCTCTGTTCCCCGACAAAGGATGGGGCTTTGAATTACAGTAAAGTTTAGAAGCTGATCGTAATATGATCGATAGAAAGCAACAACCGGCGCAGCAGGACAGCTGCTTGCGCTCTCGTTGCGGAACCTTTCGGATCGAATCTGTCCCGCTTCACGCCTTGAATCAGACCCGATTGCACGGCCTGAGCCACGGTTGGAGCTCCGAGTCGAGTAATCTGCTTGCTGTCTTTGAATACGCTCAGCACTGTCGTTGTCGCCCTAGGCAGAACATGTCCGGAAGCCTCCGACGCCCGCACCATCATCTGTGTCAGCTGCTCCCGGGTGATGCTGTCGTTCGGCTTGAAGGTGCCGTCCGGGAACCCGCTGATAATGCCTGCTTTTATCGCTGCACCGATATAGGCGCCGTTGATCGTAGAATTGCTCACATCCGGGAAGCGTTTGGCCGCTTCCGCATTCGGTTCCAATCCGAGAGCCCGCGAGATGGCAACAGCGAATTCCTCCCGCGTAATCGGCTTGTTCGGCTCGAACTTCGTGCTGCTGCGTCCTTCCATTATCATCTTCGCCGACATCGCCGTCATATCATTGTTAGCCCAATGGCTCGTCACATCGACAAAGACTTTGTTGCCAATCGTAAACACGGCAAGTACGCTCTTCTTCACCTTGGTTACGCCAACCGTGACCGTACCGGAGCGGTACAGCTTCGTCGGAAGATAGGCCAGTTGGCTGTTGCTCGTCTGATACTCGACAATCGCGGTCCGATTGGCCGTAACCGTATCCATCGTTCTTATTTTAATGACGGCTTCCATCTTCAACTCGGTCAGTCCGCTGACCTGGCTGCCGGAATAGCCGTAGATCGTAAACTGATGCGCCTGCACCAACGCGGTCGCCTGTACCCGGCTCAATGCGTTCACGATGTTGGTCTGCTGCGATTGAGCCGGCTCGATCTCGATTAACAAGTAAGAGTTCGAGATCGAACCTTTCAAGCTCTGCACGATCTGAATAATCGTGTCGCGGCTAATCGTGATGCCGTACATCGTGTTCCCATACTTGATGGCGAACAGTACCGGCTCCTTCGCGATATAGGCGGAATCGAACGCGCTCAACGGAATGGACACCCGTGCCGCTGTCTCTCCCGATGGCACTTCATACATCAGCTGCTTATCCGCGCCGCCCGAGGTCGCCACGAATTGAAATGCCGTCTTCAGCTTGTTCGCATCCAACGTATAGC contains the following coding sequences:
- a CDS encoding stalk domain-containing protein — its product is MKRIEASDGRMPKRHAGVRVAVVLVLSGALLMQPAAGWGWGTPAVVEASGSVQSLKKLSEEIITSGAKLVTYQYTTVRNSKTYTTILNIIEADLKNPYIKLDVMTGQNGQTAVGQTVTRMTKETGAVAGVNGDYWMMSSDRVPMGASIDDGVLITSPAELKGMYAFAVKQDGTPTIDQYRFDGSIQLPDGQTFPLSGINKMKYNKEPGGEHSHINALYIYTSAWKGTVRPNDSSTTPTEALVRNGVVEQISESGALPIEVPEDGYILRGHGTAAQFMRNNLQVGASVEANYHLIAQSNGQSVDPSSFQMMISGHTLLVDNGKTVSFTRDTSGISGSSATARTAIGYSKDGRYAYLVTAQSNSVSSGLTLKEFQQALAEAGIWRAVNLDGGGSTTMANRPLGETDTKLTFETKEGGTNIRSVVNGIGVYTTAPKGEVKGMTLAGDKTLFIGQQATFSLKGYDQYYNPVDASTADIKWSSSNDKLKWNGSAFTAMKSGTAEVIATSGGAKTTQKVQVIGADQLDDIRIAASSAPLVAGTKATLPVKVTLQDGSTATLPTSSVEWELRGFKGTVTDGVLQVDSVPEGGKIGYAIASYDGVRTMIPLTPGAEKKLEDFNAVNYPVSFSGLPKNATTGKVTVGGGFGGRSANDKVLKLSYDMTSGTGDKFAYAELNGSNGIALPAGTSGMKLDVYGDNSFNNLRMEIHDGSKAHYISVVESVNWEGWKTVEADLAALNLSSGAKLKRIYLYNPKEDQDERVPQGTVAIDNLIVKLPAGTDAVLNRPTMELTVGSKTAQLNGEKQQLDVAPLVLNNVTYVPVRTIIDAFGGDTDWDAKTKRVTALRGNSMIDMIVGEKSITLNGKRSKSDVAPIVRQGRTLVPLRLVSEQLGLTVKWEKKTKSITIR